In Nitrospirota bacterium, the genomic window TCCAGACCCTTCCCGTCGCCTATGACGTGAACAAGAAGGAGTGGTTCGACACGGCTGCCAGCGGCATGCGGCACTTCCCGGGAGGGGAGAGGGGCGAGACGGTCAGCTGGAAGGAGTCGCCATACACTTTCAACACCGCTTGCTACAGCTGCCACGTGAGCCAGCTCTCGACTAATTACGATCCCAAGAAGGACACTTACCATACCACCTGGAACGAGCCGGGCATAAATTGCGAGACCTGCCACGGCCCTTCAGCAGAGCACAACAAAATAGCGAAGGCCAGGCCAAAAGGCCAGTCCCTGACCGAGTACGGGCTCATCAGGACCAAGATCATGACGAAGCAGCAGCGGAGCGACCTCTGCTCAAGCTGTCATGCGAAGGCAAGCCCGCTGACCACGGAGTACAGGTCGGGAGACCGCTTCTTCGATCACTTTGATCTCGTGACGTTTGAAGACCCCGACTTCTATCCCGATGGCCGCGACCTGGGCGAGAACTATACGCTGACCTCGTGGAGAATGAGCCCCTGCGCCAAATCGGGACAGATCGACTGCATTCACTGCCATACTTCCAGCGGCCGGTACCGGTTCAAGCAGGAGAAGTTCAACAACGCCTGCATGCCCTGCCATGAGGACAAGGTTAAGGACCCGATGGCGCACACGCACCATCCCGGGTCGAGCGAGGGAAGCAAGTGCATCTCCTGCCATATGCCAATGACCGCTTTTGCGCGGATGAACCGGTCTGACCATTCTATGCTTCCGCCAACGCCGGCAGCGACCCTTGTTTACAAGTCTCCCAATGCCTGCAACACTTGCCACAAAGACAAAGACGCGGAATGGGCCGATAAGCTTGTGCGGCAGTGGCGCGCCCGGGATTACCAGGCGCCGATCCTTAAGCGCGCGGCGCTTATCGATGCGGCCCGCAAACGGGACTGGACGAAGCTGACGGATATGCTTGCCTATATCAATGATCCCAAACACGACGAGGTGTTTGCTACCTCGCTCATTCGCCTCATCTCCCCAACGCAGGACCAGAAGACCTTGAGCGCGCTGCTCACCGCGGCCAAGGACCCGTCACCGCTCGTTCGCGGCGCAGCGGTCCAGGCGCTGGGTCTGATGCCGAGCACCGAGAGCTTGCAAGCCCTGATCGAAGCAACAGGCGATGAGTACCGTCTGGTGAGGGTCCGGGCAGC contains:
- a CDS encoding ammonia-forming cytochrome c nitrite reductase subunit c552, translating into MMHKQGEKGIIMRIGTFLFIICLFFSLPSHAEEAKSGPYAGSSSCRECHEKFYQLWSTSKHGLAMQPYTLGFAAIQLTPQQGEIVIGKDRYRADINEGVVIETGQKGTKKYKIEHVLGGKNVYYFLTPFTKGRLQTLPVAYDVNKKEWFDTAASGMRHFPGGERGETVSWKESPYTFNTACYSCHVSQLSTNYDPKKDTYHTTWNEPGINCETCHGPSAEHNKIAKARPKGQSLTEYGLIRTKIMTKQQRSDLCSSCHAKASPLTTEYRSGDRFFDHFDLVTFEDPDFYPDGRDLGENYTLTSWRMSPCAKSGQIDCIHCHTSSGRYRFKQEKFNNACMPCHEDKVKDPMAHTHHPGSSEGSKCISCHMPMTAFARMNRSDHSMLPPTPAATLVYKSPNACNTCHKDKDAEWADKLVRQWRARDYQAPILKRAALIDAARKRDWTKLTDMLAYINDPKHDEVFATSLIRLISPTQDQKTLSALLTAAKDPSPLVRGAAVQALGLMPSTESLQALIEATGDEYRLVRVRAAAGIAAFPRMTAPPAYQAQLRKAEQEYLASITARPDQWTSYYNMGNYQLSQGEAMKAV